From a single Herbiconiux sp. SALV-R1 genomic region:
- a CDS encoding LLM class flavin-dependent oxidoreductase, with translation MTAPLRVGVMLPRDLHHTRVLEFARRAEELGFDELWVVEDLGFRGGMAQAAAVLAVTTRIRVGIGILPAAARNVAFEAMEIATLAQLFPGRLDVGIGHGMPAWMRSVGAWPTRPLRYLSDHTTALRSLLRGTRVGSPPPPTGEAPDAAAGRPANAPAAVVGSAATTGLDAAAVHQANPGTGASPARPGGTASPGQRPGPVAGLQGVGLEPSSVPEVVPPVLLGVRGPKSLALSGRVADGTVLAEPTTPEYARAALEAISASGPHALVAYNVAAVADDTAAALELARPGLEYVGDSGWAPHIAPLDFAADFAALRARFSDDDRAGFAAALPDEWVARLALAGTPAEVRARHTELAEAGVTSSVLIPVGTDTFAALESLSLILP, from the coding sequence GTGACCGCACCACTTCGAGTCGGGGTCATGCTCCCCCGCGACCTCCACCACACCCGCGTGCTGGAGTTCGCGCGGCGCGCCGAGGAGCTCGGCTTCGACGAGCTGTGGGTGGTCGAAGACCTCGGGTTCCGGGGCGGCATGGCGCAGGCGGCTGCCGTGCTGGCGGTGACGACGCGCATCCGTGTGGGCATCGGCATTCTGCCCGCCGCCGCGCGCAACGTGGCGTTCGAGGCAATGGAGATCGCCACCCTCGCCCAGCTCTTCCCCGGCCGCCTCGACGTCGGCATCGGCCACGGCATGCCCGCCTGGATGCGATCCGTCGGCGCCTGGCCCACCCGCCCCCTCCGCTACCTCAGCGACCACACCACCGCCCTCCGCTCCCTCCTCCGCGGCACCCGCGTCGGCTCGCCGCCCCCGCCCACTGGCGAGGCCCCGGATGCTGCGGCCGGCCGCCCCGCCAACGCCCCGGCCGCTGTGGTCGGCTCCGCCGCCACCACCGGCCTCGATGCTGCGGCCGTCCACCAGGCGAACCCGGGGACGGGGGCATCGCCAGCTCGACCGGGCGGCACCGCCAGCCCCGGTCAGCGACCCGGCCCGGTCGCCGGGCTGCAGGGGGTGGGGCTGGAGCCGAGTTCGGTGCCTGAGGTGGTTCCGCCGGTGCTGCTCGGGGTGCGGGGGCCGAAGTCGCTCGCGCTGTCGGGGCGGGTGGCCGACGGCACGGTGCTGGCCGAGCCGACCACGCCCGAGTACGCGCGGGCGGCGCTCGAGGCGATCTCCGCATCCGGACCCCACGCGCTGGTTGCCTACAACGTGGCGGCGGTCGCCGACGACACCGCGGCGGCGCTCGAGCTCGCCCGCCCGGGGCTCGAGTACGTGGGCGACTCGGGCTGGGCCCCCCACATCGCACCCCTCGACTTCGCCGCGGATTTCGCCGCGCTCCGCGCCCGCTTCTCCGACGACGACCGCGCCGGCTTCGCCGCCGCCCTCCCCGACGAGTGGGTGGCCCGCCTCGCGCTCGCGGGTACCCCCGCCGAGGTCCGCGCCCGCCACACCGAACTCGCCGAGGCGGGCGTCACGAGCTCGGTGCTCATCCCCGTGGGCACCGACACCTTCGCTGCCCTCGAGTCCCTGTCCCTCATCCTCCCCTGA